The window TGAATGGAGCATGATTtcgaagtttgaatttttttttgtagATTTTCCCGGCTTAGTCTTTCTATTCATGCTATTCTTGCAGGCTGGTCTATATGGATTAATCAGATCAGACACGACGTACCTTGCCGATCTCAATCGCCATTACGGAGCCCAGTAGTATGCAGAATTGCAGATGTAGTTCCTCCTCAACAAGCAGGCGATGAGGCCCGTTGATGGCGTTAGTCCAGATGAAGGTCCAACAAATATCTGAAGTTTCTGTATGAGACCACTCGCCAAGTTTTCACACTTTAACTTCACCAAAAGAGATTTTTTTTTCTCTTGACACCAAACCAATCCTCGGGCTAAAGGCTAAAACTTGTTTCCTTTAATCTACATGTAAGCCAACTATTGGCGACAATTTCTACTAATTCCTGTGTGTAACAAGGCAAGAGCTCATGCAAGATCCTGTTTGATGTCAGTACAAGTAGTTCTATTTTTTTTAACACGGACCATGTTGAATCAATCTAACAAATATATGCACACAGGCATGCACGCTAGTTCTATAAGAACAATGCTTTCAAGCTAGTTCTATAAGAACAATGCTTTCAAATTTCTCAGTCCTTAATTCGACGTACACTCATGTGAGGAGTATTGCGTAGATTTGAATTTGAACAATCTAAAGTACCATTCAACCATGTCTGACAGTTTGTAATTTTTCAAACTCCAACTCTTTTACTGATTTTTTTGGTCTCATATAAAGACCAGAACCTGCACAAGCACACACACAACTGCCCAAAGCTGAATCATAACAAATATGAACATCAACTGCAAGCAAATCGCAGTCAGGCATTTAACACCTGTAGCTTCAGGTTCCATACTCATTCTCACACATAATCATACATCCAAACTTAACATATCCACATGCTGGTCCGAACACAACTACTTATGTGACAGATGTTTCTGGCAGAGGCGGATCCAATTGGGGTTCCATGGGTGCCATGGCACCCCCTGCGAAAATGCAAAGTATACTTATTATATAGTAGTAGTTAGGCTCATTTGGGTGTACTATTAGTGTTTAAATACGTGAGTATTGAGCATGGCACTCCTATCGTGTAGTTCTAGATCCGCCACTGGTTTCTGGATGCGAGCCTAAACACACATTAGTTACTCAAAATACATGCCCATGGCTAACACTGGAAATCCTGGGAAATCAACACCACACCACAACAAGTGGATGACAGCTAACATTTCCGTCCAGTGCGATGGAAACCCCAGGAAACCACTGCCACACCACATCAAAGGGGATGGTAGCTAAACTTTCTCTTCAGTTTGTTCCGCACAACGAAATGCTTTCACAGCAAATGCACACCTACTGCATATATAATGCATATCTGACACCCCATCTCACTTCAGAATGGCAGCACCTCAATcatgaaatctagcagctcacctcgGTTCCCCCTCGTAGAAATCACCTCGTATGCTTCGCCCAGAGAGTCAAAAGTAGTACCAAAAGCTGGTGTGATCACGTTTTTAGCTGGGTTCTCTCCACAATACCTGGCTGCCTTCTCGAACGCACTGATTTGATTTGGGCACGGTGTTCTGCTTCCTGTGGCAGCACCAATCCTAAGCCTGCAAGCACAAACATACATTGCATAAATTTTCTGAATGCACAGAGCAATCAGCCCACAAACACGGGCACAAGTAGCATAAATTTTCGGAATGCAGAGAGCAATCAGCCTGCAAACACAGGCACATATAGCATGAATTTTCTGAATACAGAGAGCAATCAGCCTGCAAAAACAGGCACATATAGCATGAATTTTCTGAATGCAGAGATCAATCAGCCTGCAAGCACAGTATAGCATGCTTGTTCTGAATGCAGAGACCAATCAGCACTTGCTCTAACTGTAGGATTTCTTCACTCATGACGCTTCCTAAATTGCCCTTCACTAACCTCTTGTTACACCCCGATGCTTAGGGATTCAGCTTCCCCATTGATAGCATGCTTGTTCTGAATGCAGAGACCAAGCAGCACTTGCTCTAACTGTAGGATTTCTTCACTCATGACGCTTCCTAAATTGCCCTTCACTAACCTCTTGTTACACCCCGACGCTTAGGGATTCAGCTTCCCCGTTGATAGCTCCGAAGTCGGAGGGGAGCTCTCCCTTCTTCAGCCGCCGCCTCCTTCGTCGAGAAGATTTGTGCTTCGTCGCTGTCCACCGTCCGATGCTGCGCCACCTCGCCCTCCGCCCTGCTGCGCCACCTCCAAAACCGCCACCGCAGGGCCATTCACAGCCACAGGGGGCGGCACCAAACTCTTACCTACTTCCTCAAGTAGAGCAGATCTGAAACTAGGAAAAAATCAATCCTCTGCATCAACTAAGACAAAGGCCTAAAATGGGAATGGCATCGCCAGGAAATCAAAGATCCACGGACCTGTCGATCGGCTGCATCAGAAACTCCATGGTGCCTCGCCGCCGGTGCTCCTTGCCTCTATCCCGCAGTGCTCAGCTTCCAAATGACCTACGCCCTGGGCAAGAAGACTCGGTCCTGCATTCAATTCGGTTCTTCAACCAGTACACGGAAAGTGAACTTCCTAATCCACCGATCAGAGAGGACCACCGATTACAAATTGTAGAAGTCGTACGCCTCGTCCAAAAAGTCGAAAGTAGTGCCAAGAACTAGTGTGATCACATTCTCAGCTGGGTTGTCAGAATAACTCTTAAGAGCCTTCTCAACGCACTGATGCAATTTGGGCAGGCTGTTCTCCTCGGTGCAGCAGCATCAATCCTCAGCCTGCAAACGCATCCAATTCACATATGAACTGCCTGAATTCGATAAGCAACATTTTCTTGGATGAACTGCCTAGATTCAGTAAGCATGATTCTGCTTACTGACTGCAAATCCCTGGATTAATGACTGCAAAAGTAATTCATCCGAAAATAATTTTTCATAATAACATGATTATGAAGATAATACTTTGGCCAACATGCAAGAAAACAAAATTCGTATAATATGTGACAACAATTGAGTGAATATATTGCAATTAAAAATACCAAATGTTCTAGAGATGGATGACATATAAGCAAGAAAAAAGGCATCATGTCAAATCTGGTATGTTCAGGCAAATATGCTAACCATAAATCATCCATGACAAAAATCATGTAAATTTTAGAATTATATTCAATACAACTATACAAAATAGAAGTATGGTTAGAGGAACTGGCAACAGAGGAGATGGAGACAGACAAAGGAAATGGCGATCTCGTGGCAGAGGAGGAGGGGATCCAACAGCATGGGAGGAAGGGACCGATAGAGGAGGAGGAAACGATGGGACGGTGgagcaggggaagaggaggagggggaagagcGGCGGCGTTGGGCTAGATTGGGCAGCAGAGGAGGGCCATGGCCGCCATGGGAGGAGGGGATAGGATGGGCAGAGAAGGGCCATGGCGGCCATGGGAGAAGGTGAACGAGCGGCGGCGGAGAGGGGCGGGAGGCCGGCGAGGTGAAGGGCACCTTCGCCTCGGTCGGCGGTCCTTCTCTCTACGCCGCAGTCCATGGAGAAGACAAGCGAACTTCCCGGGCCATGGATCAGACGCGTACCCCGATTCCGATCCGCGGCTCACCTCGCCTACGACGAACGGACGTCCGCCTGCCCGTCAAATCTGGCCCACCACCCACCACTGTTGTCTATGTATTTTTCCAGCGAGCGCATTTTCTAGCAGTCCACCGATGCCTGTATAAAGAAATGGCCCAGATCTAGATGCGCTTTTTAACGTCATGGATATCGAGCTCACTTGAGTTCGGGCTCAATTACTCCGCGTCCGATTTAGGGGACTTATATATATCATCAGAGCCCNNNNNNNNNNNNNNNNNNNNNNNNNNNNNNNNNNNNNNNNNNNNNNNNNNNNNNNNNNNNNNNNNNNNNNNNNNNNNNNNNNNNNNNNNNNNNNNNNNNNNNNNNNNNNNNNNNNNNNNNNNNNNNNNNNNNNNNNNNNNNNNNNNNNNNNNNNNNNNNNNNNNNNNNNNNNNNNNNNNNNNNNNNNNNNNNNNNNNNNNNNNNNNNNNNNNNNNNNNNNNNNNNNNNNNNNNNNNNNNNNNNNNNNNNNNNNNNNNNNNNNNACGGGACGCCGGTCTCCGGCAGCCAGGCGCGGCCATCGATGAAGTTGTTTACAGTAAACTTGGCCGCCTTGGACGCCTTTTTTATGTTGTGGAAGCCAGCCCAGTTGACGCGCCCGCGCACGTCGGCTCCAGGACCCTGGTTCTCGAACTCAGCGAAGAAGACAGTGCGCGTGGTAGTAGTGACGTTAATCTTCTTATTGTCCCAGGACAACCACCCTAAGGGGTGCACTATGGCGTCCATGTAGCAGTGGATGAAGATTACCCGGGCATACGGCTGCCATGGGCGCCCGAGATACGTCTCGACGCCGCGGAGGTCCTCGCGCGTCGTCACGTTGCATCCTTGAAACGTGAACGCCGAGGCACTGTCGACTCCGTTGCATCCCTGGCCAGTCAACACATTCTGCTGCATGATGCCCGGGCGGCGCGCGAGAAGGGCACAATCTTGGAACACTGCGGTTGCAGCCCCCCAGATGAAGTCCACCGTCCCCGCGATTTCACATTCCTTGTAAAATTGCAGAAAGTTCTCGGCTAGCAAGGTGTCCTGGAAACCCAGGATCTGGCAGCGGTAAAATACGGATTTGTTGGAGTTGGACAGAAGGGCCACGGCTTGTTTTGCCTCCGGCCCCGCTGTGTTCTGTATGGTCATGTCTCGAATGATGATGCCTTCCCGTTGTGCGCCTGCATGCAGCAGCGCGCCATTTAGTTACCTCAAGCATGCCTTCACTCATGCGCTGGTGAAATTATTTTCGAACTATGCAGAACAAGTGCATGTGAAATTTACagatatatactactccctccgtttgtttTTATAACAAGTGAatgtctaaaacgtcttataaaaagAGAATGAACAAAGGTAGTACAAGATAAAAAAGAGGGAACGCCTACAACAAAAATCACActaacaaaaaagaagaagaaagaaaacagggtgaaaattaAGCAGGGCGAGGGCGAGAGCGAGGGCGAGGGCCGGGTACTTACTGACTGTGGCCGTGCATGGGGTGCCTAGAGTTCGATTGCTTTCGTTGCCGGTAATCACTGTTCGAGCAGCGCCATCTCCGATGAGCATCACATTGCTCCGGTGGAGCACTTCAACCTTCTCCTGGTACAATCCTTCCTTGATGTAGATGATGTACCTAGCCTCCCCTGGCGGTGCTGCCGCCACAGCCGCATTGATGGTGTCATGATCCCCGCTACCATCTTTGGCAACCACAGCATCCACCGGTGGGGACGCAGTCAGGAGCAGACGTCCGTCTTCCGGCATCACCCAGCTGGGCATACCGCGGCTGGTGCTTGCTGTGGTGGCCGTCGCCATTCCAAGCacaatgatcatcatcatcatcatcatcatcagcgtgGCCATTGGAATTTGATCTACAGTAGTAATTGGAGTGAACGATGTGTGGCGGTATgggtatatatagagagagactagTGTGCGCGCGGGAGACTCCATGCATGTTACCTGCCAAACATCATACATCGAGGAGAATAAAAATCAATCTCGACCGGGACAGGACAGTGGCCACTAATATCTTGACAAAACCGACCGGATTTTTTTTTTGCGTGGAAAAACCGACCGGATTGATGGCCTCGAGGCTAGTGAGAGCACCGGCATAAATGCTATACTAGCTAGTCCCACGCCACGCATGCTACTTCCTCACGGCcggtaacagtaacagtaacaCTACACACCTACGTACGCAGCAAATTTTGCCCGATAAAGTAGACAACAATGACCCGGCCGAACTTACGTGCAGGTGAACGCCGCGCGCTAGCTGCAATAATTGGCAGTCCAGTCCATCGGCGCAAGCAAAGTGCGCCCGCGCGCGCACATGCATATGACACGGTTGCCACGCGAGCTGTGTCCGTGAACAAACCACTTTGAGCATCGAGTGGTGATTGGGCTCGCCGATCATTGCTTGTGTATGTGGCTGCTCGCCCGGGCTCGTGCAAGGAAGCAGCCGCTAGCTTAATTATTAATCTGCCGGGCCGATCCAGTAGCGTACGTTCAATTATCTCGTCGAGCAGGATATGCTCAATCTTAAGTGGCTTGGGCCAACTGCCCGGACGTACTTGCATACTGACCGTGTAGGTTCGCGGCAGTGCACGTGTCGTTCTCTTGATTTGGGTTCATTTGCAACAAACATGTGTGCACTGTATTGAGCTTCTGCGATGACTTCATCAGTACAAAGCTCTGTGATTTTAATCAATCTTGTGTAGACATTGTTTAAGTGTGTGACCTATGTTGGTGATGATGTGTGTATGTTCTTATTGTGCACGTCTATATATCTTGTACTCGACCTACAACCTCTCCTCTTCTACTCGCGTGTCGTGGCTCCGTCATGCTCACCTTCCCCGACCTCCGGGAGCGGCAACATGTTGCTGGACAGGGCCCCATCCTGCATCGGGCCCGCGTTGCTGGCTGGACAGGGCCCATCCTGCATGAGGCAACACGCTCTTCTTCGAGCAGCCAGATTACGCCGACAACCGCTCCATATCATTGTTGTTTAAGGACATGAAAGAGATGAGACCATTGGCTACCTCCACAGGCTAGGGTTAACGCCTTAAGAGCATCTTTAACAGACGAGCTATCTTAGCCACTAGAACAGGATcgcgagggtgccggtccaaaTGCTTTGGTCAAAGAGGTAATGCACAAGTTGGTAAGAATCCTCATTTAGCATATGCATTCaaacaagaaaacaaaataaaagagagaagaaacaTCAACATGTAATAGAAGCAAGACAACAAAAGATAACCACTTGACATCAAGCATTGGCAGCACGTAATGATCGGTTAGTAGGAAGTGAGGCTTGCCACACGCCTGCCGGGTGAATCATATCCAAAAGTTGTGAAGATTCAATGCATTCAAATGATACATTTCATATGATATGTAGCATGTAATGCCCCAAAAGTTTCAAGGTTTAGAACAACACCATAACAATAAGTTCGTTGGCAACGTTCTAAGAATTACTTGAAATATACAAAAGGCGCCTTGACACTGACATTTACTTACAAAAGGCACCAAAATTCACAATTTCTTAAATAATTTGAATCAAGAAAACAGAAGTTTCCAGAAAATATTGACATAGAATCCCACACAACAATCGACAAAAAGAACTGATCCTTGGCATTGTCCACCGCAACAATCATATCGCTGATCTAATCGTCATGCCATGGTGCATTATGTCGCTGCCCATTCGCTCGTCATCGCTCACATTGACAGTGGCGTTTTGCCTGGTTCATGTACACCGAAGGGGGCGATAGCTACAACCCCATCGGGCTCTTGGCCTCATTTTGCTGCTTAGTTCACAACTTTGTCATCCGGCATTTATCAGTTCACACGGCAGAGAGAGAAATACCAGAGGTTCACAATTATTCATGGATTAACTGGATGTGTTTAGTAGCTGAATTCtggttgaggtagaagatgttgagtGAAGCTGAGATATACAGTACCACTTTATTGGGAGATTCAACATTTTAGACCTTTGCTTAATCCCCGAGCTGCTCCTGCTCAGCATTCTGCTTGCGCAGCTCGGCTAGAGATGCCAATGCTCAAAATACAACTATAAAAAATAATAACAGGAGAATCGATTAAATTTGTGAGGGTATCAGAGGCAGGAATACATACTAACATTAAGAACAATCAGAATTGACTTTTTGCCTCTTGTAGAATAAGATTTCACAATAAATGAATCGGAAAATTGATCGTAGTTGCAAGGATAAAAATGGAAGTTTGAGCTGGAAGAACCAAAAAAATCGCTTAACAGGGATGAAGAAGATGTATCACTTTATTAGGTTTTATTGCAGAGGCAATCACAACATGCATGAATGCCAAGACGGAGGCCAGATGAGCATGTAAAGCATTCATCCATGAATAAGCTACATTCAAATTAGAGCTGAAGCCAGAATGCAAGTAAAGATATTAGGATGCAAGGAGGCATGAATATTAGAAAGGAACACATGCATCATTCCATACCTGACAGAGGCCAAACAGAAGCGGAGAAACCTGAGCGCATAAACTGCAGTGGCATCGCCTTCCATTGCTTCTTGTCGGTAAAGCAATGAGACTCTCATCATGCGTGAAGGCTATCTGCACAACTGTTTCAATCCTCCAATTAACAGTAACCAACTTGGTTTTGAAATACACTTCATCAATTACACATCTATAACCAGTTTGTACAACACAATGACATGGAAGGTGACTTCTTCATGTTTTCCTGCCTACTGACTATGAATAGGAAGTATAGTATCAAACCTAAATTTATCCTTTGATTATGTGCATGCCATGTCAGAAATATCGTGCATGAAACCAAAACTGACATGAGAGGGTGGGGATGGAGTGGAGAGGAAGAGGTAACTGAAGGCACATATGACACTGTTGATATTCTTAACAAAGGCAGCATGGCCTAAATCCAAGTATACAAAACAATAGCTTCTAAAAGAACAAAGAGTTCATAAGTGAAGTTACTTTGTCCCACCTCTCAGCATATTCTCCTTTCATTCTGGCAGAGGAAATAGCCTACAATATGCAGATCAATTGAGAAGAAAATTGTGAGATGAAACAATaacaataagcatataaagaaAATTATTTTACAAAAGATTGGCAGTTAGTACTATAAGCCGCTAAGGAATATAAACAATATGCAGGTCGCCGGTGGACATTATGAATTATCCAAAAGAAAGTTAAAAAATGGCAGTTAGTACCATAATGCCGCTAAGGAATATGAACGATATGCAGCTCGCCGGTGGCCATTATGAATTATCCAGAAGAAAGTGGCATGCTAATGACAATTATCCAAAAGAGAAGTGATTCTATCTAGCATGACACATGAGTAACATATAGATATAGAAACTTTATCAAATGCAAATGGAAAGGTACAAGCAATCATAGACTATTTGACACTCACAAAGCTAAAAGCTTTTTAGTATATCTATGTACCAACGAATGAGAAAACACTTAAATATGAATCATGATACAGAGCATATCAAGCATGACCAGGCATCCTATTGGCTAAATTAATCTTCTAGAAATATCCATTTAGGATAACATGAACAACTCAAGCAC is drawn from Triticum dicoccoides isolate Atlit2015 ecotype Zavitan chromosome 4A, WEW_v2.0, whole genome shotgun sequence and contains these coding sequences:
- the LOC119283652 gene encoding putative pectinesterase/pectinesterase inhibitor 38: MATLMMMMMMMIIVLGMATATTASTSRGMPSWVMPEDGRLLLTASPPVDAVVAKDGSGDHDTINAAVAAAPPGEARYIIYIKEGLYQEKVEVLHRSNVMLIGDGAARTVITGNESNRTLGTPCTATVSAQREGIIIRDMTIQNTAGPEAKQAVALLSNSNKSVFYRCQILGFQDTLLAENFLQFYKECEIAGTVDFIWGAATAVFQDCALLARRPGIMQQNVLTGQGCNGVDSASAFTFQGCNVTTREDLRGVETYLGRPWQPYARVIFIHCYMDAIVHPLGWLSWDNKKINVTTTTRTVFFAEFENQGPGADVRGRVNWAGFHNIKKASKAAKFTVNNFIDGRAWLPETGVPLRIDAAAPRRTACPNCISALRRLLRVILTTQLRMLIALCIPKIYATCARVCGLIALCIQKIYAMYVCACRLRIGAATGSRTPCPNQISAFEKAARIWHIIITDAVENGFIVLGKLVRNTSLVYLNKVTDVCVAAMLESMEPWCSMKDRRASCSFIS